The following are encoded in a window of Variovorax paradoxus genomic DNA:
- a CDS encoding DUF5666 domain-containing protein → MSTMKTPRRLMLGLLSVGLTALLMSCGGDGRGSATHQSVGTGTAIGGDSPGGAGTGSGGDATGTGAGTGTGSGDTAGNSNTDGSGVGSGGTGVTADAAGIGAADGLGSIILNGLRYTTGTATITVEDATELQIGMSARVAGKVDPDFTRGIATQVVSGAELRGAVSRIDVGTGSFVVMGIRVSIDSATVWADASGLASVADGSLIQVWGLPGAPGTLRATRVQIAPPLTAPLVTAAVQNLDAANQTFMLGELTVNYSGASFAGIDASSLANGGIVRARGTAAPIGNAFAATKVEGWYAIPASNGIALQLAGVITDFASRGAFEVLGTPVDATNALITGGPVASLGNGVKVEVDGFMSGGVLVVKKLRIRHVPGTGGPASFMLIGAIGSYLSPASFRVQGQPVDASGPGTVFENGTAANLANGRSVTVVGDRVINGILIAQRVKFTP, encoded by the coding sequence ATGAGCACGATGAAGACACCCCGCCGGCTCATGCTTGGCTTGTTATCTGTCGGACTCACGGCCTTGTTGATGTCGTGCGGAGGCGATGGCCGCGGGTCGGCAACGCACCAGAGCGTGGGAACGGGCACCGCAATCGGCGGCGACAGCCCGGGCGGCGCGGGCACGGGTTCAGGCGGGGATGCGACCGGGACCGGTGCAGGCACCGGCACGGGCTCTGGCGACACCGCCGGCAACAGCAACACCGACGGCTCCGGTGTCGGTTCGGGCGGCACCGGCGTGACGGCGGACGCCGCGGGCATCGGCGCGGCGGACGGCCTGGGCAGCATCATCCTGAACGGCCTGCGCTACACGACGGGCACCGCAACGATCACCGTCGAGGACGCCACCGAACTCCAGATCGGCATGAGCGCGCGGGTCGCCGGCAAGGTCGACCCCGACTTCACCCGCGGCATTGCGACGCAGGTCGTGTCGGGGGCCGAACTGCGCGGTGCCGTCTCACGCATCGACGTGGGAACCGGCAGCTTCGTCGTGATGGGCATCCGCGTGAGCATCGATTCGGCCACGGTCTGGGCCGACGCGAGCGGGCTCGCCAGCGTGGCTGACGGCAGCCTCATCCAGGTGTGGGGCCTGCCCGGCGCGCCCGGCACGCTGCGCGCCACCCGCGTGCAGATTGCGCCCCCACTGACCGCCCCGCTGGTCACGGCCGCCGTCCAGAACCTCGATGCAGCGAACCAGACTTTCATGCTCGGCGAGCTGACCGTCAACTACAGCGGCGCCAGCTTCGCGGGCATCGACGCCTCCTCGCTGGCCAACGGCGGCATCGTGCGCGCCCGGGGCACGGCCGCGCCGATCGGGAATGCGTTCGCGGCGACCAAGGTGGAGGGCTGGTACGCGATACCGGCGAGCAACGGCATCGCGCTCCAGCTCGCGGGGGTCATCACCGATTTCGCCTCGCGCGGCGCCTTCGAGGTGCTGGGCACGCCGGTGGACGCCACCAACGCATTGATCACGGGCGGCCCCGTCGCTTCGCTCGGCAACGGCGTGAAGGTGGAGGTCGACGGCTTCATGTCCGGCGGCGTGCTGGTGGTCAAGAAGCTGCGCATCCGGCATGTGCCGGGGACGGGCGGGCCGGCCTCGTTCATGCTCATCGGCGCCATCGGCAGCTATCTCTCCCCTGCCAGTTTCAGGGTCCAGGGCCAGCCGGTGGACGCCAGTGGCCCGGGTACCGTGTTCGAGAACGGTACCGCTGCAAACCTGGCCAACGGCCGGAGCGTGACCGTCGTGGGAGACCGCGTGATCAACGGCATCCTGATCGCCCAGCGGGTGAAATTCACCCCTTGA
- a CDS encoding sensor histidine kinase, with the protein MRAPVSAPSLDSSLSTDALMAARMRLVLSISAVLAMAVDAGPARQPVAGAVWLAFCGYLLHSVLVHACTQGGWRYVQGKAVHWTDVMWFTLIVFVTGGVQSLFFLFYFFAILTSSFRWGFEEGARVTVVSVASFAACGLGTSTGDDAPQLLMRTTFLLALGHMIVHWGGSKLILQRRLALLGDISQLSNPRFGAGRTIARTMEKTLAFFRASHCILMMRDTATGNWTLRTLRRDDTCEHVGVETLGGIADSPLMALGHPHTVLRNRLPWPLNLFFARSHMHGPGTTGWRPEDRDGALRSAAVAAMLEARAFISAALPLRLGEGRVFISSRNGHFSKSDALFLAHLMEQIFPVIETIEVLDRMASEAAATERLKISLDLHDTAVQPYIGLRMGLCALRKKAAADNPLLEDLDKLAEVANGVIADLRRFAGAVKDGAESSCGLVLPQLYRQAARIQGLYGIEISVNVEGQVRLDDRMTAEVLQMVGEGLNNICKHTQARHGSVRIGCRNGCLHLRIVNEGGEENFADFRPRSLSDRAAALGGRAQVSRCRGGGTEVLIEIPI; encoded by the coding sequence ATGCGTGCCCCCGTCTCCGCCCCGAGCCTCGACAGCAGCCTGTCGACGGATGCCCTCATGGCCGCCCGGATGCGGCTCGTGCTGTCGATTTCGGCGGTGCTGGCGATGGCGGTCGATGCAGGGCCGGCCCGGCAACCGGTGGCCGGCGCGGTGTGGCTGGCCTTTTGCGGGTACCTCCTGCATAGCGTGCTGGTGCACGCCTGCACGCAGGGGGGCTGGCGTTATGTGCAGGGCAAGGCCGTCCACTGGACCGACGTGATGTGGTTCACGCTGATCGTCTTCGTGACGGGTGGCGTGCAGAGCCTGTTCTTCCTGTTCTATTTCTTCGCCATCCTGACCTCTTCGTTCCGCTGGGGCTTCGAGGAAGGCGCCCGCGTGACGGTGGTCTCGGTCGCATCGTTCGCCGCCTGCGGGCTCGGCACCAGCACCGGCGACGATGCCCCGCAGTTGCTGATGCGCACGACCTTCCTGCTGGCGCTGGGCCACATGATCGTGCACTGGGGCGGCTCCAAGCTCATCCTGCAGCGGCGCCTGGCCCTGCTGGGCGACATCAGCCAGCTGTCGAACCCGCGCTTCGGCGCGGGCCGCACCATCGCCCGCACGATGGAAAAGACGCTGGCCTTCTTCAGGGCCAGCCATTGCATCCTCATGATGCGCGACACCGCCACCGGCAACTGGACCCTGCGCACGCTGCGCAGGGACGACACGTGCGAGCACGTCGGTGTCGAGACGCTCGGGGGCATCGCCGACTCGCCGCTGATGGCGCTCGGGCATCCGCACACCGTGCTGAGAAACCGCCTGCCCTGGCCCCTGAACCTGTTCTTTGCACGCAGCCACATGCACGGACCCGGCACGACCGGCTGGCGCCCCGAGGACCGCGACGGCGCCCTGCGCAGCGCCGCCGTGGCCGCCATGCTCGAGGCCCGCGCGTTCATCAGCGCCGCGCTGCCGCTGCGCCTGGGCGAGGGGCGCGTGTTCATCTCGTCGCGCAACGGCCACTTCAGCAAGTCCGACGCGCTGTTTCTCGCGCATCTCATGGAGCAGATCTTCCCGGTCATCGAGACCATCGAGGTGCTCGACCGTATGGCCTCCGAAGCGGCCGCGACCGAGCGCCTGAAGATCTCGCTGGACCTGCACGACACGGCCGTGCAGCCCTACATCGGGCTGCGCATGGGCTTGTGCGCCCTGCGCAAGAAGGCCGCCGCCGACAACCCGCTGCTTGAGGACCTCGACAAGCTCGCCGAGGTGGCGAACGGCGTGATCGCCGACCTGCGGCGCTTTGCCGGCGCGGTCAAGGACGGCGCAGAAAGTTCGTGCGGGCTCGTGCTGCCCCAGCTCTACCGCCAGGCCGCCCGCATCCAGGGCCTCTACGGCATCGAGATTTCGGTCAACGTCGAAGGCCAGGTGCGCCTGGACGACCGCATGACCGCGGAGGTCCTGCAGATGGTGGGCGAAGGCCTCAACAACATCTGCAAGCACACGCAGGCGCGGCACGGCAGCGTGCGCATCGGCTGCCGCAACGGCTGCCTGCACCTGCGCATCGTGAACGAAGGCGGCGAAGAGAACTTCGCGGATTTCCGGCCCCGCTCCCTCAGCGACCGCGCCGCGGCGCTCGGAGGTCGCGCGCAGGTCAGCCGGTGCAGGGGCGGCGGCACCGAGGTGCTGATCGAGATCCCCATCTGA
- a CDS encoding response regulator: MPTEAHPIGVLLVDDHQTMLWGLSRLIDGEQPRMKVVATASCCEEAVAHTQSLVPDVIVLDLDLDGQCALEILPQLLSNEVSRVVVLTGEREQRTLDLAVLRGARGVMRKDASAEQVLDAIERVHRGELCVDAQTMGRVLSELTAVKKPPKADPESTKQASLTQKERDIVRTVVRGSGASNKTLAGQAFVTEHTLRNHLTSIYQKLGVGNRLELYIYAVKHHLDAVAH; encoded by the coding sequence ATGCCAACCGAAGCCCATCCCATCGGCGTCCTGCTGGTGGACGATCACCAGACCATGCTGTGGGGCCTGTCCCGGCTGATCGACGGCGAACAGCCGCGCATGAAGGTCGTCGCCACCGCCAGTTGCTGCGAAGAAGCCGTGGCGCACACGCAGAGCCTGGTGCCCGACGTCATCGTGCTCGACCTCGACCTGGACGGCCAGTGCGCCCTTGAGATCCTGCCGCAGCTGCTGTCGAACGAGGTGTCGCGCGTCGTCGTGCTGACCGGCGAACGCGAGCAGCGCACCCTGGACCTTGCGGTCCTGCGCGGCGCGCGCGGCGTGATGCGCAAGGACGCCTCGGCCGAGCAGGTGCTCGATGCGATCGAACGCGTGCACCGCGGCGAACTCTGCGTCGATGCCCAGACCATGGGCCGCGTCCTCTCGGAACTCACCGCGGTGAAGAAACCGCCCAAGGCCGACCCCGAGTCCACGAAGCAGGCCAGCCTGACCCAGAAGGAGCGCGACATCGTCCGCACCGTGGTGCGCGGCAGCGGCGCCTCCAACAAGACCCTGGCCGGACAGGCCTTCGTCACCGAACACACGCTGCGCAACCATCTCACGTCGATCTACCAGAAGCTCGGCGTTGGAAACCGGCTCGAGCTGTACATCTACGCGGTCAAGCACCACCTCGACGCCGTGGCGCACTGA
- a CDS encoding response regulator transcription factor, which translates to MVDHRLISSGDKTSAGVCAPAARLWPDFLVGQENSPVRVLLIDDDEYMRRVIAQELLSDLRIQLEGQADSVREGRRMLATHTFDVLMLELQLGDEMGFELITEARRLHRNSEVIVISSLEDDAHVLRAFELGAMGYLLKNAWLQSFADAVLHVVNGGAAITPRLTRRLLHRLDYRSRESFADDAPPPPRAPSHDMTLTPRECEVLRCVASGYVSAEIGARLGITGQTVNVHIKSIYKKLHVHSRAQAVSFAVHIGLI; encoded by the coding sequence ATGGTTGATCACAGGCTCATCAGCTCCGGCGACAAGACCTCCGCCGGGGTTTGCGCGCCCGCCGCGAGGCTGTGGCCCGACTTCCTGGTCGGCCAGGAAAATTCGCCGGTGCGCGTGCTGCTCATCGACGACGACGAGTACATGCGCCGCGTGATCGCCCAGGAGCTGCTGTCGGACCTGCGCATCCAGCTCGAAGGCCAGGCCGACAGCGTGCGCGAGGGACGCCGGATGCTGGCCACGCACACCTTCGACGTGCTGATGCTCGAACTGCAACTCGGCGACGAGATGGGCTTCGAGCTGATCACCGAGGCACGCCGGCTGCATCGCAACAGCGAGGTCATCGTGATCTCCTCGCTCGAGGACGATGCCCACGTGCTGCGTGCCTTCGAGCTGGGCGCCATGGGGTACCTGCTGAAGAACGCCTGGCTGCAGAGCTTCGCCGATGCGGTGCTGCACGTGGTGAACGGCGGCGCCGCCATCACGCCACGGCTCACGCGGCGCCTGCTGCACCGCCTGGACTACCGCTCCCGCGAGTCGTTTGCGGACGACGCACCACCACCACCAAGAGCGCCGTCGCACGACATGACGCTCACGCCGCGCGAGTGCGAGGTCCTGCGTTGCGTGGCCTCGGGCTACGTCTCCGCGGAGATCGGCGCCAGGCTCGGCATCACCGGCCAGACGGTCAACGTGCACATCAAGAGCATCTACAAGAAGCTGCACGTGCATTCGCGCGCCCAGGCGGTGAGCTTCGCCGTCCACATCGGCCTGATCTGA
- a CDS encoding RidA family protein gives MASRDVVFPPGRQALYERNRYSPAVRSNGFLFVSGQVGSREDGSPEPELEAQVRRAFDNLNAILKAAGCTFDDVVDVTVFIVDPASNFETIWKIVPEYWGDAPHPTLTGIGVTWLYGFQFEIKVIAKLP, from the coding sequence ATGGCCTCACGCGACGTCGTTTTTCCCCCCGGGCGCCAGGCGCTCTATGAACGCAACCGGTATTCGCCGGCGGTTCGCTCCAACGGTTTTCTGTTCGTGTCGGGGCAGGTCGGCAGCCGCGAAGACGGTTCGCCGGAACCCGAACTGGAGGCGCAGGTGCGGCGCGCGTTCGACAACCTGAACGCCATCCTGAAAGCGGCGGGCTGCACCTTCGACGACGTGGTCGACGTGACGGTCTTCATCGTCGATCCGGCATCGAACTTCGAAACCATCTGGAAGATCGTGCCCGAGTACTGGGGCGACGCGCCGCACCCGACGCTGACCGGCATCGGCGTGACGTGGCTCTATGGCTTCCAGTTCGAGATCAAGGTGATTGCGAAGCTGCCGTAG
- a CDS encoding LysR family transcriptional regulator, whose amino-acid sequence MDRFDAMQAFTRVVEAGSFTKAADTLHMSKTTVTQLVQQLEARLRVKLLNRTTRKVNVTADGAAYYERAVRLLSDLDDAETSLSSASALPRGRLRVDVPSPLARTILVPALPAFHARYPDIQLDMGVSDRMVDVIGENVDCVVRGGELTDPSLMARRVGDLRLGVYAAPGYLESAGMPVHPRALEDTHHRIVGFVWSRNGKTFPYAMRRGGEHIDVQGRYVLSVDDGNAYLAAGLAGLGILWLPDYMAAPHRARGELVPLFEDWQLDPMPLYVAFAPNRHVSAKLRAFIEWVAGLMAQHAPVIGRPGAPSS is encoded by the coding sequence ATGGACCGTTTCGACGCAATGCAGGCCTTCACCCGCGTGGTGGAAGCCGGCAGCTTCACCAAGGCCGCCGACACACTGCACATGAGCAAGACCACCGTGACGCAACTGGTGCAGCAGCTCGAGGCCAGGCTGCGGGTGAAGTTGCTGAACCGCACCACGCGCAAGGTGAACGTCACGGCCGATGGCGCGGCGTACTACGAACGCGCGGTGCGGCTGCTGTCCGACCTGGACGACGCCGAGACCAGCCTGTCGAGCGCGTCCGCCCTGCCCCGGGGCCGCCTGCGCGTCGACGTGCCCAGCCCGCTGGCCCGCACGATCCTCGTGCCCGCGCTGCCGGCCTTTCATGCGCGCTACCCCGACATCCAGCTCGACATGGGCGTGAGCGACCGCATGGTCGATGTGATCGGCGAGAACGTCGATTGCGTCGTGCGCGGCGGCGAACTCACCGATCCGTCGCTCATGGCGCGCCGCGTGGGCGACCTGCGGCTCGGGGTCTATGCGGCGCCGGGCTACCTCGAATCGGCCGGCATGCCCGTGCACCCGCGCGCGCTGGAAGACACGCACCACCGCATCGTCGGTTTCGTCTGGTCGCGCAACGGCAAGACCTTTCCGTACGCGATGCGCCGGGGCGGCGAACACATCGACGTGCAGGGCCGCTACGTGCTCTCGGTCGACGACGGCAACGCGTACCTTGCAGCCGGGCTCGCGGGCCTGGGCATCCTCTGGCTGCCGGACTACATGGCTGCGCCGCACCGGGCGCGCGGCGAACTGGTGCCCTTGTTCGAAGACTGGCAGCTCGACCCGATGCCGCTGTACGTGGCCTTCGCGCCGAACCGGCACGTGAGCGCCAAGCTGCGCGCCTTCATCGAGTGGGTCGCCGGGCTGATGGCGCAGCATGCGCCGGTCATCGGTCGCCCCGGCGCACCCTCCTCCTGA
- a CDS encoding nucleoside deaminase, protein MTTPHDPNAGAYLLDSIRLAMGNIRERKTWPFGAVIARDGKVIATAVNEVDALCDPSAHAEMQAVRAAAKALKSTDLSGCTVYASGYPCSMCLTAMYLAGVKEVFYAYSNEDGEPFDLSAERGYIEIARPPEQREMKLHSMPVRDESDEDLYEAWRKVAG, encoded by the coding sequence ATGACCACACCCCATGACCCGAACGCAGGCGCGTACCTGCTCGACTCCATCCGCCTCGCCATGGGCAACATCCGCGAGCGCAAGACCTGGCCTTTCGGCGCGGTGATCGCGCGCGACGGGAAGGTGATCGCCACCGCCGTCAACGAGGTGGACGCCCTGTGCGACCCCTCCGCGCATGCCGAGATGCAGGCCGTGCGCGCCGCAGCGAAGGCACTGAAGAGCACCGACCTGTCGGGCTGCACCGTGTACGCCAGCGGCTACCCCTGCTCGATGTGCCTGACAGCGATGTACCTGGCGGGCGTGAAGGAAGTTTTCTACGCCTACTCGAACGAGGACGGCGAGCCTTTCGACCTGTCGGCCGAGCGCGGCTACATCGAGATTGCGCGGCCGCCGGAACAGCGCGAGATGAAGCTGCATTCGATGCCGGTGCGCGACGAGAGCGACGAAGACTTGTACGAGGCCTGGCGCAAGGTGGCTGGCTGA
- the uraH gene encoding hydroxyisourate hydrolase — protein MTGITTHVLDITTGRPLVGMKVDLYDVATTPPTRLNSTRTNADGRTDAPMLPGAAARAGQFELQFHVGDHFKADDALSDVVPVRFAIADATQHYHVPMLCAPWFFSTYRGS, from the coding sequence ATGACCGGCATCACGACCCATGTGCTCGACATCACCACCGGCCGCCCGCTCGTCGGGATGAAGGTCGACCTCTACGACGTGGCGACCACGCCGCCGACGCGCCTGAACAGCACGCGCACCAACGCCGACGGCCGCACCGACGCGCCCATGCTCCCCGGGGCCGCGGCGCGCGCCGGGCAGTTTGAACTGCAGTTCCACGTCGGGGACCACTTCAAGGCGGACGATGCGCTGTCGGACGTGGTGCCCGTGCGCTTCGCCATCGCCGACGCCACGCAGCACTACCACGTGCCGATGCTGTGCGCGCCCTGGTTTTTTTCCACCTATCGCGGCAGCTGA
- a CDS encoding hydroxyisourate hydrolase — MPENVISLAARRRFALSGLALGAAALAPHGAVAQTAAPAGPAQASGPIVLHGVSPRLTVHALDTFHGSAATGLRIDFSVREGDSFKLLRTVTMNGNGRSDEPLLIGDSYRTGDYELLLHVDEYFARKQSRLPTPPFLSKLPVRIRVANAAERIHLPIQFGPWSYTYSRGS, encoded by the coding sequence ATGCCTGAGAACGTCATCTCCCTTGCGGCGCGTCGTCGCTTCGCGCTGTCGGGCCTCGCGCTCGGCGCCGCCGCCCTGGCACCCCACGGCGCTGTTGCGCAAACGGCCGCACCCGCCGGCCCGGCCCAGGCCAGCGGTCCGATCGTGCTGCACGGCGTGAGCCCGCGCCTGACCGTGCATGCGCTCGACACCTTCCACGGCAGCGCGGCGACCGGACTGCGCATCGATTTCTCGGTGCGCGAGGGCGACAGCTTCAAGCTGCTGCGCACCGTGACCATGAACGGCAACGGGCGCTCCGACGAGCCACTGCTCATCGGCGACAGCTACCGCACCGGCGACTACGAGTTGCTGCTGCACGTCGACGAGTACTTCGCGCGCAAGCAATCGCGGCTGCCCACGCCGCCGTTCCTGTCGAAGCTGCCGGTGCGCATCCGCGTCGCCAACGCGGCCGAGCGCATCCACCTGCCGATCCAGTTCGGCCCGTGGAGCTACACCTACTCGCGCGGCAGCTGA
- the uraD gene encoding 2-oxo-4-hydroxy-4-carboxy-5-ureidoimidazoline decarboxylase, with translation MPSHAYRLDLQALNAMDCDAFVAALGPTFENSPWVARTAWSLRPFASIDALHDAMLDVVRRAPDAQQLAFLCGHPELAGREAQDGTMTAESVGEQGSAGLNALSREEMAEIQRLNRVYRERHGFPFIIAVRRSTKGQIFEAMRSRAAESTEAERRAALAQIGLITRGRIDTLLGSSMPQGAVHA, from the coding sequence ATGCCTTCCCACGCCTATCGCCTGGACCTCCAGGCGCTCAACGCCATGGACTGCGACGCGTTCGTCGCCGCGCTCGGGCCGACTTTCGAGAATTCGCCCTGGGTCGCACGCACGGCCTGGTCGCTGCGGCCCTTCGCCAGCATCGACGCCTTGCACGATGCCATGCTCGACGTGGTGCGCCGCGCCCCCGACGCCCAGCAACTCGCCTTCCTGTGCGGCCACCCCGAACTGGCGGGCCGCGAAGCCCAGGACGGCACGATGACCGCCGAGTCGGTCGGCGAGCAGGGCAGCGCGGGCCTGAACGCACTGAGCCGCGAAGAGATGGCCGAGATCCAGCGGCTGAACCGTGTGTATCGCGAGCGGCACGGCTTTCCTTTCATCATCGCGGTGCGGCGCAGCACCAAGGGCCAGATCTTCGAGGCGATGCGCAGCCGCGCCGCGGAGTCGACCGAAGCCGAGCGCCGCGCGGCGCTGGCGCAGATCGGTTTGATCACCCGCGGGCGCATCGACACGCTGCTGGGTTCTTCGATGCCTCAAGGAGCGGTCCATGCCTGA